In one window of Oncorhynchus kisutch isolate 150728-3 linkage group LG16, Okis_V2, whole genome shotgun sequence DNA:
- the LOC109882633 gene encoding cilia- and flagella-associated protein 251-like — MEGVKERERERGEEKESDEMEEEEKESDEMEEEEKESEAEEEGDEEEEDEDAEGAALVWQEGSYGEDDLGLPIMHWEALSLRIAELEKQEEEKREKTKSSSVLERGKVLSMSRPGERDRGKSKDSWEDGGEAEDCNSRVTALTARLSNQMNLQLCFINDSGSEEEEEDSGVTICTKNSKMVVKNGSGVQVSQQPQSPAATKSKSSGFKAALSALKNKLRTEQKRKSLVCGDPLLKNRKRDHSDLQASSLKELNTHRNSLNKAIQDLSTELVVHLQARDQLRTEQDAMLLEDLSPRTMPQDYLT, encoded by the exons atggagggagtaaaggagagagagagggagcggggagaggagaaagagagcgacgagatggaggaagaggagaaagagagcgacgagatggaggaagaggagaaagagagcgaggctGAAGAGGAaggtgatgaagaggaggaggatgaagatgcAGAGGGAGCAGCGTTGGTGTGGCAGGAGGGCTCGTACGGAGAGGATGACCTGGGCCTACCCATAATGCACTGGGAGGCGCTGAGCCTGCGCATCGCCGAgctagagaaacaggaagaggaaaagagagagaagacaaag TCTTCCAGTGTCCTGGAACGAGGGAAGGTGCTGTCCATGAGCCGGCCaggagagagagatcgagggaaGAGTAAAGACAGCTGGGAGGACGGAGGAGAGGCGGAGGACTGCAATAGCCGCGTGACAGCCCTGACCGCTCG TCTTTCAAATCAGATGAACCTCCAGCTGTGCTTCATCAATGACAGCGGGAgcgaagaagaggaggaggattcTGGGGTAACGATTTGCACAAAG AATTCCAAAATGGTGGTAAAGAATGGTTCCGGCGTGCAGGTGTCCCAGCAGCCCCAGTCCCCAGCTGCAACCAAAAGCAAATCATCAGGCTTCAAGGCTGCTCTGAGTGCACTCAAAAACAagctgagaacagaacagaaacggAAG AGCCTAGTGTGTGGTGATCCACTGTTGAAGAATAGAAAGCGAGACCATAGTGACCTGCAGGCCTCCAGTCTCAAAGAACTCAACACTCACAGAAACTCTCTCAATAAGGCAATACAAG accTGAGCACTGAGCTGGTGGTTCACCTCCAGGCTCGAGACCAGCTGAGGACGGAACAGGACGCGATGCTGCTGGAG gacctgagccctaggaccatgcctcaggactacctgacatga